A section of the Candidatus Eisenbacteria bacterium genome encodes:
- a CDS encoding pyridoxal-phosphate dependent enzyme — translation MTPPPVRPIELAEIREARTRIAGTILRTPLVRLDLGPGAPDIRLKLENLQPINAYKLRGAANAVARLSGSERARGVWTISAGNAGQGVAYAARASGVPCTVVAIETAPQTKLDRMRALGARLVLVPYATAWQTLEDRAYPGVEGVFVHPFDDDDFIAGHGTMGLEILEDAPDAVAVIAGIGGGGLVTGVGTAVKALKPSIKVWGAEPETAAPLARSLALGSPQEFPDWKASFVDGAGGRSVFPRMWQRMRPVLDGCIVVSLEQTRQAMRMMAEKARVIAEGAGALPLAAALTGNAGAGPIVAIVSGGNIDLESFSELIGAIPPRANGADAPA, via the coding sequence ATGACGCCGCCCCCGGTGCGGCCGATCGAGCTCGCCGAGATCCGGGAAGCGCGCACGCGCATCGCCGGGACGATTCTGCGCACCCCGCTGGTGCGGCTCGACCTGGGACCGGGGGCGCCGGACATCCGGCTCAAGCTGGAGAACCTCCAGCCCATCAACGCCTACAAGCTCCGCGGCGCGGCGAATGCGGTGGCCCGGCTGTCCGGCAGCGAGCGCGCGCGCGGCGTGTGGACCATCAGCGCCGGCAACGCCGGCCAGGGCGTGGCGTATGCCGCGCGGGCGTCCGGGGTGCCCTGCACCGTCGTGGCCATCGAGACCGCGCCGCAGACCAAGCTCGACCGCATGCGAGCGCTCGGTGCGCGGCTCGTGCTGGTCCCGTACGCGACCGCCTGGCAGACCCTGGAGGACCGTGCCTACCCCGGAGTGGAGGGGGTGTTCGTGCATCCCTTCGACGACGACGACTTCATCGCGGGTCACGGGACGATGGGCCTCGAGATCCTCGAGGACGCGCCGGACGCCGTGGCGGTGATCGCGGGCATCGGCGGGGGCGGGCTGGTCACGGGGGTCGGCACCGCGGTCAAGGCGCTGAAGCCCTCGATCAAGGTGTGGGGTGCGGAGCCGGAGACGGCGGCGCCGCTGGCGCGATCCCTGGCCCTCGGTTCCCCCCAGGAGTTCCCGGACTGGAAGGCGTCCTTCGTGGACGGCGCCGGCGGCCGCAGCGTGTTTCCCCGGATGTGGCAGCGGATGCGGCCGGTGCTCGACGGCTGCATCGTCGTCAGCCTGGAGCAGACGAGGCAGGCGATGCGAATGATGGCGGAAAAGGCGCGCGTGATCGCCGAGGGCGCGGGCGCACTGCCCCTCGCGGCGGCGCTGACCGGGAACGCCGGGGCCGGGCCCATCGTGGCGATCGTTTCGGGCGGCAACATCGACCTGGAATCGTTCAGTGAACTGATCGGGGCGATCCCGCCCCGGGCAAACGGCGCGGATGCGCCGGCCTAG
- a CDS encoding HD domain-containing protein, with translation MRPEPLSLPVKICVTLMLTAGLGALSLLAGHSPTPPLGPFLVWTLMLVATEATAMELPSGGFITVSGVVDYAGILCYGPLLVGWADITSVLLYQGLWLKKPLPKVAFNAGLYALTTAAAGSVYVAMGGQVGATRFAGAILPLLALGAVYFSVNSGGLSLVISLMQKRNPLALWHDNFRWGLLQHWSMLPLGVLLALLTLTGGLWAATLAVFPLFLARYSFMAHLQARADLKDFVRAISKMLDAVDTYTREHSLRVAAHSVRVARELRLSSADAEMVEYAALMHDLGKISNEARPLIAKPGVLTRDEKAVLDQHPVMGASLFEQVRSLRPAADFVRAHHERMDGRGYPYGLRGEEIPMGARILAVADCFDAMTSDRPYVRARSPQVALAELRRNSGTQFDRKVVETFERLVSADLKAQEEALARAAEEAFVSLDAARRPAVLRVSPVPPQPVTAPVAIPIPGSMTVKVSMDETHSPPAAAAIPQAV, from the coding sequence ATGCGTCCCGAACCTCTCTCCCTGCCGGTCAAGATCTGCGTCACCCTCATGCTCACCGCGGGGCTGGGCGCGCTGTCCCTGCTCGCGGGCCACTCACCCACGCCTCCCCTCGGCCCATTCCTGGTCTGGACCCTGATGCTGGTGGCCACCGAGGCCACCGCGATGGAGCTGCCGTCCGGCGGGTTCATCACCGTCTCGGGGGTGGTGGACTACGCGGGCATCCTCTGCTACGGCCCGCTGTTGGTGGGATGGGCCGACATCACCAGCGTGCTCCTGTACCAGGGGCTGTGGCTCAAGAAGCCGCTCCCCAAGGTGGCCTTCAACGCCGGGCTGTATGCGCTCACCACCGCCGCGGCCGGCAGCGTGTACGTGGCCATGGGCGGGCAGGTGGGGGCCACCCGCTTCGCGGGGGCCATCCTGCCGCTGCTGGCGCTCGGGGCGGTGTACTTCTCGGTGAACAGCGGCGGCCTGTCCCTGGTCATCTCGCTGATGCAGAAGCGCAACCCCCTGGCCCTGTGGCACGACAACTTCCGGTGGGGCCTGCTGCAGCACTGGAGCATGCTGCCCCTGGGGGTGCTGCTGGCTCTGCTCACGCTCACCGGCGGTCTGTGGGCGGCCACCCTGGCGGTGTTCCCGCTGTTCCTGGCGCGGTATTCATTCATGGCGCACCTCCAGGCACGCGCCGACCTGAAGGACTTCGTGCGCGCCATCTCGAAGATGCTGGATGCGGTGGACACCTACACCCGCGAGCACAGCCTGCGGGTGGCCGCGCACAGCGTGCGGGTGGCCCGCGAGCTGCGCCTCTCCAGCGCCGACGCGGAGATGGTGGAATACGCGGCGCTGATGCACGACCTGGGCAAGATCAGCAACGAGGCGCGCCCGCTGATCGCCAAGCCCGGCGTGCTCACGCGCGACGAGAAGGCGGTGCTGGACCAGCACCCGGTGATGGGCGCCAGCCTGTTCGAGCAGGTGCGCAGCCTGCGTCCCGCCGCCGACTTCGTGCGCGCGCACCACGAGCGCATGGACGGCCGCGGCTATCCCTACGGGCTCCGGGGCGAGGAAATCCCCATGGGCGCACGCATCCTCGCGGTGGCCGACTGCTTCGACGCCATGACCTCCGACCGTCCCTACGTGCGGGCGCGCAGCCCCCAGGTGGCGCTGGCCGAGCTGCGCCGCAACAGCGGCACGCAGTTCGACCGGAAGGTGGTGGAGACCTTCGAACGGCTGGTCAGCGCCGACCTCAAGGCGCAGGAGGAGGCGCTGGCGCGCGCCGCGGAGGAGGCCTTCGTTTCGCTCGACGCGGCCCGCCGCCCCGCGGTGCTGCGCGTGTCGCCGGTCCCGCCCCAGCCCGTGACCGCCCCCGTGGCGATCCCGATTCCCGGCTCCATGACCGTCAAGGTCTCCATGGACGAGACCCATTCCCCGCCCGCCGCCGCGGCGATCCCGCAGGCGGTCTGA
- the arfB gene encoding aminoacyl-tRNA hydrolase — protein sequence MDASRLEITPGRPLPMAEVELRTSRSGGPGGQHVNKVETRVEARWNVDSSPALADAERARVRARLAHRIHADGTLRAVSSRHRSQSANREAACRRLAELVADALRPRKSRRPTRPTRASKERRLEEKRRASERKRERQTEN from the coding sequence ATGGACGCTTCCCGACTCGAGATCACCCCCGGACGGCCGCTGCCCATGGCCGAGGTGGAGCTGCGCACCTCCCGCTCGGGCGGCCCCGGCGGACAGCACGTGAACAAGGTGGAGACCCGGGTGGAGGCCCGCTGGAACGTGGACTCCTCCCCCGCCCTTGCCGACGCCGAGCGGGCCCGCGTGCGGGCCCGCCTGGCCCATCGAATTCACGCCGACGGCACCCTGCGCGCGGTGAGCAGCCGTCACCGCTCCCAATCGGCCAATCGCGAGGCCGCCTGCCGGCGCCTCGCCGAACTGGTGGCGGACGCCCTACGTCCGCGCAAGTCGCGCCGCCCCACCCGGCCCACTCGGGCCTCGAAGGAACGCCGGTTGGAGGAGAAGCGCCGCGCGTCGGAGCGAAAGCGGGAACGCCAGACGGAGAACTAG
- a CDS encoding phosphoribosylformylglycinamidine cyclo-ligase, which produces MRYADAGVDRARAAAARERIGKLVRSTWPTDLGRFGGFSGAFPFPGDPERLLTATLDGVGTKIKLAIACGRHRGIGEDLVNHCVDDTLANGGTPIFFLDYFAAACLDPEVLAEVLEGAAAACRREGVAILGGETAELPGLYFEGDYDFAGCMVGWARKADWIDGRDVRAGDVALGLPSSGLHTNGYSLARHALLDAGGHTLDEAVPGSGVTLADALLAPHRSYSGAIRALGPLRPRAIAHITGGGFTENVPRVIPDGLGVEFEPWPLPPLFEWIRREGGVDDAEMRRVFNLGYGLVLVFEAARAAEAEAVLRAAGEEPRRIGVVVEGEGARFRG; this is translated from the coding sequence GTGCGCTACGCGGACGCGGGAGTGGACCGCGCGCGCGCGGCCGCGGCCCGCGAGCGCATCGGCAAGCTTGTGCGCAGCACCTGGCCCACGGACCTGGGACGCTTCGGAGGCTTCTCCGGGGCGTTTCCGTTTCCGGGCGATCCGGAGCGGCTGCTGACCGCCACCCTGGACGGCGTGGGCACCAAGATCAAGCTGGCCATCGCGTGCGGGCGCCACCGCGGCATCGGGGAGGACCTGGTGAACCACTGCGTGGACGACACGCTGGCCAACGGCGGCACCCCGATATTCTTCCTGGATTACTTCGCCGCCGCGTGCCTGGACCCCGAGGTGCTGGCCGAGGTGCTGGAGGGCGCGGCCGCGGCCTGCCGCCGCGAGGGCGTGGCCATCCTGGGCGGGGAAACCGCGGAACTGCCGGGGCTGTACTTCGAGGGCGACTACGACTTCGCCGGCTGCATGGTGGGCTGGGCGCGCAAGGCCGACTGGATTGACGGCCGCGACGTGCGCGCCGGGGACGTGGCCCTGGGCCTGCCCAGCAGCGGGTTGCACACCAACGGGTATTCGCTGGCGCGGCACGCGCTGTTGGACGCGGGCGGCCATACGCTCGATGAAGCGGTTCCCGGTTCCGGAGTGACCCTCGCGGACGCGCTGCTGGCCCCCCATCGTTCCTACTCGGGCGCCATCCGCGCCCTGGGCCCGCTGCGTCCACGGGCCATCGCGCACATCACCGGCGGCGGGTTCACCGAGAACGTGCCGCGCGTGATCCCCGACGGCCTGGGCGTGGAGTTCGAGCCGTGGCCGTTGCCGCCGCTGTTCGAGTGGATCCGCCGCGAGGGTGGGGTGGACGACGCCGAGATGCGCCGGGTGTTCAACCTGGGTTACGGGTTGGTGCTGGTGTTCGAGGCGGCACGGGCCGCGGAGGCGGAGGCGGTGTTGCGCGCGGCGGGCGAGGAGCCCCGGCGGATCGGGGTGGTAGTGGAGGGGGAGGGGGCGCGGTTTCGTGGGTGA
- a CDS encoding sugar kinase gives MGILVVGSIGLDNVQTPHGAVRGVLGGSASYFSVTARHFSPVNLVAVVGEDFPGEYMDLFRERGVGIEGLEVVPGKTFHWSGRYGDDPDQAFSLATELGVFENFHPRLPESYRSAEYVFLANIDPVLQLEVLRQTRGARVLDTMNYWIEGKRPELLATLREVNVVIMNNQEARALTGEKHILRACEIIAGYGPQVVVIKQGEHGSLLRTPDDLFLMPGYPVERVVDPTGAGDTFAGGFVGWLSRCGQADRDAYRQAMIMGTVMASFTIEDFSLRALLRANPDLMRERIRRLRQITDLPAMDGLI, from the coding sequence ATGGGCATCCTTGTCGTGGGCTCGATCGGCCTGGACAACGTGCAGACCCCGCACGGCGCCGTGCGCGGCGTGCTGGGCGGCTCGGCCTCGTACTTCTCGGTGACCGCGCGGCACTTCTCGCCGGTGAACCTGGTCGCCGTGGTGGGCGAGGACTTCCCGGGCGAGTACATGGACCTGTTCCGCGAGCGCGGCGTGGGCATCGAGGGACTCGAGGTGGTGCCGGGGAAGACCTTCCACTGGAGCGGTCGCTACGGGGACGACCCGGACCAGGCGTTCAGCCTGGCCACCGAGCTGGGGGTGTTCGAGAACTTCCACCCGCGGCTGCCGGAGAGCTACCGCTCCGCGGAATACGTGTTCCTGGCCAACATCGACCCGGTCCTGCAACTGGAGGTGCTGCGCCAGACGCGCGGCGCGCGGGTGCTGGACACCATGAACTACTGGATCGAGGGCAAGCGGCCCGAGCTGCTGGCCACCCTGCGCGAAGTGAACGTGGTGATCATGAACAACCAGGAGGCGCGCGCGCTCACCGGGGAAAAGCACATCCTGCGCGCCTGCGAGATCATCGCCGGCTACGGGCCCCAGGTGGTGGTCATCAAGCAGGGCGAGCACGGCTCGCTGCTGCGCACCCCCGACGACCTCTTCCTCATGCCGGGCTACCCGGTGGAGCGCGTGGTGGACCCCACCGGCGCGGGGGACACCTTCGCCGGCGGCTTCGTGGGCTGGCTGTCCCGCTGCGGCCAGGCGGACCGCGATGCCTACCGGCAGGCCATGATCATGGGCACGGTGATGGCCTCGTTCACCATCGAGGACTTCAGCCTGCGCGCGCTGCTGCGCGCCAATCCGGACCTGATGCGCGAGCGCATCCGCCGCCTGCGCCAGATCACCGACCTGCCGGCCATGGACGGGCTGATCTAG
- a CDS encoding arginine--tRNA ligase — protein MISSYLTEAVRSAVAAAGLGDPGPVLLETPKDRAHGDLATNVAMQLASKGRAAGKGNPRAVAEAVVTELRARLDPALIAGVSIAGPGFINFAYHPDVVRRSLAEILEAGAGFGRSDWGAGEKVLLEFVSANPTGPLNVVSARAASVGDSLARLFRACGFEARTEYYVNDAGNQVRKLGESLLARIREAGGEALVIPENGYHGEYLKEMAQAMGPEARAEMLARADAAEACTRYALTRILAGQQADLESFGVRFDRFFHETELHQAGRVTEALEDLRARGFIYVGAEEKEAEAGALWFRSTDFGDDKDRVVVKKTGETTYFLADTAYHRDKHERGFARAIDLFGPDHHGAVPRLKAAMKALGYPEDWIEVLLVQQVNLMMGGQAVEMSKRAGKLVTLRELVDEVGRDVARFSFLMRSVNTHLDFDLALAREESDKNPVFYVQYAHARACSVERNARENRVDPARADLSLLGQPEEMELIKTLMRLPLAVESAVRAREPQRIPMYLMSVAQSFHPFYHRHRVVDPDNAALSAARLQLVQGVRLVMANGLGLIGVSAPEQM, from the coding sequence TTGATTTCGTCGTACCTGACCGAAGCCGTCCGTAGCGCCGTCGCGGCCGCGGGCCTCGGAGACCCCGGCCCGGTGCTGCTCGAGACCCCCAAGGACCGCGCCCACGGCGACCTGGCCACCAACGTGGCCATGCAGCTCGCCTCGAAGGGCCGGGCGGCCGGCAAGGGCAATCCTCGCGCGGTGGCCGAGGCGGTGGTGACGGAACTGCGGGCGCGGCTGGACCCCGCGCTCATCGCCGGGGTCAGCATCGCGGGGCCCGGCTTCATCAACTTCGCCTACCACCCCGACGTGGTGCGCCGCAGCCTGGCCGAGATCCTGGAGGCCGGCGCCGGATTCGGGCGGTCCGACTGGGGCGCGGGCGAGAAGGTGCTCCTCGAATTCGTCAGCGCCAACCCCACGGGTCCGCTCAACGTGGTGAGCGCGCGCGCCGCCTCGGTGGGCGACTCGCTGGCGCGCCTGTTCCGCGCGTGCGGCTTCGAGGCCCGGACCGAGTACTACGTCAACGACGCCGGCAACCAGGTGCGCAAGCTGGGCGAGTCGCTGCTGGCGCGCATCCGCGAGGCCGGGGGCGAAGCGCTCGTGATCCCCGAGAACGGCTACCACGGCGAGTACCTCAAGGAGATGGCCCAAGCCATGGGCCCGGAAGCCCGCGCGGAGATGCTCGCGCGGGCGGACGCGGCCGAGGCCTGCACCCGCTACGCGCTCACGCGCATTCTCGCGGGCCAGCAGGCGGACCTCGAGAGCTTCGGCGTGCGCTTCGACCGCTTCTTCCACGAGACCGAGCTGCACCAGGCCGGGCGCGTGACGGAGGCGCTCGAGGACCTCAGGGCCCGGGGCTTCATCTACGTCGGTGCGGAGGAGAAGGAGGCGGAGGCCGGGGCCCTGTGGTTCCGCTCCACCGACTTCGGCGACGACAAGGACCGCGTGGTGGTGAAGAAGACGGGCGAGACCACCTACTTCCTGGCCGACACCGCCTATCACCGCGACAAGCACGAGCGCGGCTTCGCGCGCGCCATCGACCTGTTTGGCCCGGACCACCACGGTGCCGTGCCGCGGCTCAAGGCGGCCATGAAGGCGCTGGGCTATCCCGAGGACTGGATCGAGGTCCTGCTGGTGCAGCAGGTGAACCTCATGATGGGCGGCCAGGCCGTGGAGATGAGCAAGCGGGCCGGGAAGCTGGTGACGCTGCGCGAGCTGGTGGACGAGGTGGGCCGCGACGTGGCGCGCTTCTCGTTCCTGATGCGCAGCGTGAACACGCACCTGGATTTCGACCTGGCGCTGGCCCGCGAAGAATCGGACAAGAACCCGGTGTTCTACGTGCAGTATGCCCACGCCCGCGCCTGCAGCGTGGAGCGCAACGCGCGCGAGAACCGGGTGGACCCTGCCCGCGCGGACCTGTCCCTGCTGGGCCAGCCCGAGGAGATGGAGCTGATCAAGACGCTGATGCGCCTGCCGCTGGCGGTGGAGTCCGCCGTCCGCGCGCGCGAGCCGCAGCGCATTCCCATGTACCTGATGAGCGTGGCCCAGTCCTTCCATCCCTTCTATCACCGGCACCGGGTGGTGGACCCGGACAACGCCGCGCTCTCGGCGGCGCGCCTGCAGCTGGTGCAGGGCGTTCGGCTGGTGATGGCCAACGGACTGGGCCTGATCGGCGTCTCGGCGCCGGAACAGATGTAG
- a CDS encoding RidA family protein, giving the protein MSNVTRRLKELGLVLPAPLQLPPGAVLPFPWVRVVGTRALISGHGPTNADGSLAQPLGKVGREVSAEQAYAAARLVGLAILGSLERELGDLDRIASWTRAFGMVNSAPGFNRQPGVINGFSDLILEVFGKEVGAHARSAVGMAELPYDIPVEVEGEVDLHPRGV; this is encoded by the coding sequence ATGTCCAACGTGACCAGGAGACTCAAGGAACTGGGGCTTGTGCTGCCTGCCCCGCTGCAGCTGCCGCCCGGGGCGGTCCTGCCGTTCCCGTGGGTGCGTGTGGTGGGAACACGTGCGCTGATCTCGGGCCACGGGCCCACGAACGCCGACGGCTCCCTCGCGCAACCCCTCGGGAAGGTGGGCCGCGAAGTATCCGCGGAACAGGCCTACGCTGCCGCGCGCCTGGTGGGTCTTGCGATCCTGGGCAGCCTCGAGCGGGAGCTGGGAGACCTCGATCGGATCGCGTCCTGGACCCGGGCCTTCGGCATGGTCAATTCCGCGCCGGGGTTCAACCGCCAGCCGGGCGTCATCAACGGGTTCTCCGACCTGATCCTCGAGGTGTTCGGCAAGGAAGTCGGCGCGCACGCGCGGAGTGCCGTGGGGATGGCGGAGCTGCCGTATGATATTCCGGTGGAGGTTGAGGGTGAGGTGGATCTGCATCCGCGGGGCGTCTAG
- a CDS encoding polyprenyl synthetase family protein: MSSISLASLQAPVRAELDAMNAHLKQLRDSNVELIRQVGEHVLGGGGKQLRPTLLLLVSRLGGRNQDLAVLAATVVELIHTATLIHDDSVDGSNLRRGRPTVNRAFNHSVSILMGDFVYSKAFAILAERKLYPLIDILAQATHRMSTAELLEMDLKHKVTTTEQEYLGMIDGKTGVLFQAACEIGAYLGIGEGEAERFRDFGRSLGLAFQIADDLIDIVGEESVIGKDRGNDLKEGKVTLPYIAALRNSPPEERAHYSDLLEHPERVNGDWDAMVDWVRRRGGERYSRDLASVHAGHARSLLDAFPVSDARQALHDAAGYVVSRAL; the protein is encoded by the coding sequence TTGAGCTCGATTTCTCTGGCCTCCCTCCAGGCGCCCGTGCGCGCCGAGCTGGACGCCATGAATGCCCACCTGAAGCAGCTGCGGGACTCCAACGTGGAGCTCATCCGGCAGGTGGGGGAGCACGTCCTCGGCGGCGGGGGCAAGCAGCTGCGGCCCACCCTGCTGCTGCTGGTCTCGCGGCTGGGTGGCCGAAACCAGGACCTGGCGGTGCTGGCGGCCACGGTGGTGGAGTTGATCCACACGGCGACGTTGATCCACGACGACTCGGTGGACGGCAGCAACCTGCGCCGCGGACGCCCCACCGTGAACCGCGCCTTCAACCACTCGGTCTCCATCCTGATGGGAGACTTCGTGTACTCCAAGGCGTTCGCGATCCTCGCGGAGCGCAAGCTGTACCCGCTGATCGACATCCTGGCCCAGGCCACGCACCGCATGAGCACCGCGGAGCTGCTGGAAATGGACCTCAAGCACAAGGTCACCACCACGGAGCAGGAGTACCTGGGCATGATCGACGGCAAGACCGGGGTCCTGTTCCAGGCGGCGTGCGAGATCGGGGCCTACCTGGGGATCGGCGAGGGGGAGGCGGAGCGGTTCCGCGACTTCGGGCGCTCCCTGGGGCTGGCCTTCCAGATCGCGGACGACCTCATTGACATCGTCGGAGAGGAGAGCGTCATCGGCAAGGACCGCGGCAACGACCTCAAGGAGGGCAAGGTCACGCTGCCCTACATCGCCGCCCTGCGCAACTCCCCGCCCGAGGAGCGCGCGCACTACTCCGATCTTCTCGAGCACCCCGAGCGGGTGAACGGCGACTGGGACGCCATGGTGGACTGGGTCCGCCGCCGCGGCGGCGAGCGCTACTCGCGCGACCTCGCCTCGGTCCACGCCGGGCACGCCCGCTCCCTGCTCGACGCGTTTCCGGTCTCCGACGCGCGCCAGGCGCTGCACGACGCGGCCGGCTACGTCGTCAGCCGGGCGCTCTGA